In Streptomyces longhuiensis, the following proteins share a genomic window:
- a CDS encoding TDT family transporter, giving the protein MVTAAQPLTTARIPSLRCPAVRQLGPNWYASVMGTAIIANAGAALPVHVPGLRALCTAMWALSLVALLVLLTARALHWTHHSDRAKEHLLDPGVAPFYGCLAMALLAVGGGTMLVGQDWIGTRAAVALDTVLFTAGTVIGLVAAVAVPYLMVARHRIEPGQASPVWLLPVVAPMVSAAVGPLLVPHLPSGQWQQTMLVACVAMFGLSLIATAVMLPVIFARLVTAGPLPLMLTPALFLVLGPLGQSTTAVNKFADTAPGVLPAPYAQGFGVFAVLFGVPVMGFALLWLALAAALVVRARRRGMRFSMTWWAFTFPIGTCVTGAEGLAKHTGLAVYDVLAVVLYAALVAAWAFAAVPTVRGLISGELLAAPRAAQPAPASTTARTT; this is encoded by the coding sequence GCCAGCTCGGTCCCAACTGGTACGCGTCCGTGATGGGTACCGCGATCATCGCGAACGCGGGCGCCGCACTCCCCGTACACGTTCCGGGCCTGCGGGCCCTGTGCACCGCGATGTGGGCACTGTCCCTCGTGGCGCTCCTCGTCCTCCTCACGGCCCGCGCCCTGCACTGGACGCACCACAGCGACCGCGCCAAGGAACATCTGCTCGACCCGGGCGTGGCCCCCTTCTACGGCTGCCTCGCGATGGCACTGCTCGCCGTCGGCGGCGGCACGATGCTCGTCGGCCAGGACTGGATCGGGACGCGGGCGGCCGTCGCCCTGGACACGGTGCTGTTCACGGCGGGGACGGTGATCGGGCTCGTGGCGGCGGTGGCCGTCCCGTACCTGATGGTGGCCAGGCACCGGATCGAGCCGGGTCAGGCGTCCCCCGTGTGGCTGCTCCCCGTCGTGGCGCCCATGGTGTCCGCGGCCGTCGGCCCGCTCCTGGTGCCGCATCTCCCGTCGGGCCAGTGGCAGCAGACGATGCTGGTCGCCTGTGTCGCCATGTTCGGGCTCAGCCTGATCGCCACCGCGGTGATGCTTCCGGTGATCTTCGCGCGCCTGGTGACGGCGGGACCTCTGCCGCTGATGCTCACGCCCGCGCTGTTCCTCGTGCTCGGCCCCCTCGGCCAGTCGACGACCGCCGTCAACAAGTTCGCGGACACCGCGCCGGGCGTCCTGCCGGCCCCGTACGCCCAGGGGTTCGGCGTCTTCGCCGTCCTGTTCGGAGTCCCCGTGATGGGGTTCGCGCTGCTGTGGCTGGCGCTCGCGGCGGCGCTCGTGGTGCGGGCCCGCCGCCGCGGCATGCGGTTCTCGATGACGTGGTGGGCGTTCACCTTCCCCATCGGCACCTGTGTCACCGGCGCGGAGGGCCTCGCCAAGCACACGGGGCTCGCGGTGTACGACGTGCTCGCGGTCGTCCTGTACGCCGCCCTCGTCGCCGCCTGGGCCTTCGCCGCCGTGCCCACGGTCCGCGGCCTGATCAGCGGCGAGCTGCTCGCAGCGCCGCGCGCAGCACAGCCGGCGCCTGCGTCAACGACGGCCCGTACCACGTGA
- a CDS encoding helical backbone metal receptor yields MTVSHGPRVVSLVPSLTEAVAVTLPGALVGATDWCTHPADLGSGLVRIGGTKNPDVERIVALAPDLVIANEEENRAPDLAALRAAGLDVLVTEIRDLPGALRELERVLRACGSPGRPRWLDEAAAAWDGLEPPTRRLRAAVPVWRRPWMVLGRNTFAGDVLARLGVDNVYADHGERYPRLAADELRSADIDLVVLPDEPYRFTRDDGPEQFPVPAALVSGRHLTWYGPSLTQAPAVLRAALRAARR; encoded by the coding sequence GTGACCGTGTCCCACGGCCCACGCGTCGTCTCCCTCGTCCCCTCGCTGACCGAGGCGGTCGCCGTCACGCTGCCCGGAGCCCTCGTCGGTGCCACGGACTGGTGCACACACCCGGCGGACCTCGGCAGCGGTCTCGTGCGGATCGGCGGCACGAAGAACCCCGACGTCGAACGGATCGTCGCCCTCGCCCCCGATCTGGTGATCGCCAACGAGGAGGAGAACCGCGCGCCCGACCTCGCGGCCCTGCGCGCCGCGGGACTCGACGTCCTCGTCACCGAGATCCGCGATCTGCCGGGCGCGCTGCGTGAGCTGGAGCGGGTCCTCAGGGCCTGCGGCTCTCCCGGCCGGCCCCGCTGGCTGGACGAGGCCGCGGCGGCCTGGGACGGGCTGGAGCCCCCCACCCGGCGGCTGCGGGCGGCGGTGCCGGTGTGGCGGCGCCCCTGGATGGTGCTCGGCAGGAACACCTTCGCCGGTGACGTGCTCGCCCGGCTCGGCGTGGACAACGTGTACGCGGACCACGGCGAGCGCTACCCGCGCCTGGCGGCCGACGAACTGCGCTCGGCGGACATCGACCTGGTGGTGCTGCCCGACGAGCCGTACCGCTTCACGCGCGACGACGGGCCCGAGCAGTTCCCGGTGCCCGCCGCGCTCGTCAGCGGGCGTCATCTCACGTGGTACGGGCCGTCGTTGACGCAGGCGCCGGCTGTGCTGCGCGCGGCGCTGCGAGCAGCTCGCCGCTGA
- a CDS encoding helix-turn-helix domain-containing protein: MDEHKETLRVGAAVRRRRRAQELTLATVAERSGLSVPFLSQIENERARPSRRSLEKVADALGTTAVELLAAADPAHTVDLVRADDTTVAEDASPESVVRSLVRGHHQLHAEEFIGDHDPGREFQLRNDVLMYVTEGAVEVEAEGRAYRLGHGDSLYLTGGVRHRWRATAADARVLVVAVAEHIEARDEPGR; the protein is encoded by the coding sequence ATGGACGAACACAAGGAGACTCTTCGGGTGGGCGCGGCCGTGCGGCGCAGGCGCCGGGCCCAGGAGCTCACCCTTGCCACCGTGGCCGAACGCAGCGGCCTGTCCGTCCCTTTCCTGAGCCAGATCGAGAACGAACGCGCCCGGCCGAGCCGGCGCTCCCTGGAGAAGGTGGCCGACGCGCTCGGCACCACGGCGGTCGAGCTCCTGGCCGCCGCCGACCCCGCCCACACCGTGGACCTGGTGCGCGCGGACGACACCACGGTCGCCGAGGACGCGTCCCCCGAATCGGTCGTGCGCTCGCTCGTCCGCGGCCATCACCAGCTGCACGCCGAGGAGTTCATCGGCGACCACGACCCGGGCCGCGAGTTCCAGCTCCGCAACGACGTGCTCATGTACGTCACCGAAGGCGCCGTCGAGGTCGAGGCCGAGGGCAGGGCCTATCGGCTGGGCCACGGTGACAGCCTGTACCTGACCGGTGGCGTACGGCACCGCTGGCGGGCCACCGCCGCGGACGCGCGCGTGCTCGTCGTCGCGGTCGCCGAACACATCGAGGCGCGGGACGAACCCGGGCGGTGA
- a CDS encoding ABC transporter permease/substrate binding protein has protein sequence MPRIPFGDWVNDVVEWLLSNAAWLFDFFKNVFNGAYDGINWVLQAPQPLILAGIFAVVAFWLRGTVAGVLTFVGFAFIDSLELWDHAMMTLSLVLVATIIALVISVPVGIWAARSSRVSAVVRPVLDFMQTLPAMIYLIPAILFFGSGAPAGIVATLIFALAPGVRMTELGIRQVDKELVEAADAFGDTPRNTLFRVQLPLALPSIMAGVNQVIMLGLSMAAIAGMVGSEGLGADVNEAIGQLNVGLGSESGVAIVILAIYLDRMTSALGTQASPMGRRALAKVRAAHGLTVWNYRPRPEVAVVGVVILALVAGGMGIFGGSKSENPVADASDVGQGKKISIGYIPWDEGVASTFLWKEILEQRGFDVQAKQLDAGPLYTSLASGQIDFETDSWLPTTHAQYWKKYGKQLDDLGAWYDQTSLELSVPAYMKGIDSLEDLKGQASKFDGKITGIEASAGEMSLLKSKVLKEYGLDKEYKVVDSSTPAMLAQLKRAYAKKQPIVTTLWSPHWAYNDYKLKKLKDPKGAWGKGDGVHTLSRKGFADDNPEVGKWLKDFKLTEKQLTSLEAEINKAGKGKQQDAVKTWLKANPGVVDKLAPVKKSSTAGGKGEAARPVNVAWFPWDEDVAVTYLWKRVLGDRGYKLNLKQMDVGPVYTGLGSGDLDVNFDAWLPYAQKNYWDKHKDNLTDLGSWYSPTSLEIAVPSYVKGVKSLEDLKGKGSTFDGKIIGIEPGTGEMNLLKKNVLPGYGLDKEYKVVDGSTPAMLAELKRAYAKKQPVAVVLWSPHWAYSEYKLNKLTDSKKLFGEGNTIRTIANKSFPSKYPQLTKWFKNFKMSESELGSLEAEIKKRGQGHEEEAVDAWLKTHEGVADRMAPQ, from the coding sequence GTGCCTAGGATTCCCTTCGGTGACTGGGTCAACGACGTCGTCGAGTGGCTGCTCAGCAACGCCGCGTGGCTCTTCGACTTCTTCAAGAACGTCTTCAACGGTGCCTACGACGGCATCAACTGGGTCCTCCAGGCCCCGCAGCCGCTGATTCTCGCGGGCATCTTCGCGGTGGTCGCCTTCTGGCTGCGCGGCACGGTGGCCGGTGTCCTGACCTTCGTGGGATTCGCGTTCATCGACTCCCTCGAACTGTGGGACCACGCGATGATGACGCTGTCGCTCGTCCTCGTGGCGACGATCATCGCGCTGGTCATCTCGGTGCCGGTCGGCATCTGGGCGGCCCGCTCCAGCCGGGTCAGCGCGGTCGTGCGCCCGGTCCTGGACTTCATGCAGACGCTGCCCGCGATGATCTACCTCATCCCGGCCATCCTGTTCTTCGGCTCGGGCGCCCCCGCCGGCATCGTCGCCACCCTGATCTTCGCCCTGGCCCCCGGCGTCCGTATGACGGAGCTGGGTATCCGGCAGGTCGACAAGGAACTGGTCGAGGCCGCCGACGCGTTCGGTGACACCCCGCGCAACACGCTGTTCCGCGTCCAGCTGCCGCTCGCGCTCCCGTCGATCATGGCCGGCGTCAACCAGGTCATCATGCTGGGCCTGTCCATGGCCGCCATCGCGGGCATGGTCGGCTCCGAGGGCCTCGGCGCCGACGTGAACGAGGCCATCGGCCAGCTGAACGTCGGCCTCGGCTCCGAGTCCGGCGTCGCCATCGTGATCCTCGCGATCTACCTGGACCGCATGACCAGCGCGCTCGGCACCCAGGCGTCCCCGATGGGCCGCCGCGCGCTCGCCAAGGTGCGCGCCGCGCACGGGCTCACGGTCTGGAACTACCGCCCGCGGCCCGAGGTCGCGGTCGTCGGTGTGGTCATCCTCGCGCTCGTCGCGGGCGGCATGGGCATCTTCGGCGGTTCGAAGAGCGAGAACCCCGTGGCGGACGCGTCCGACGTCGGCCAGGGCAAGAAGATCTCCATCGGCTACATCCCGTGGGACGAGGGCGTCGCCTCCACCTTCCTGTGGAAGGAGATCCTGGAGCAGCGCGGCTTCGACGTGCAGGCCAAGCAGCTCGACGCGGGTCCGCTCTACACGTCGCTGGCCTCCGGCCAGATCGACTTCGAGACCGACTCCTGGCTGCCGACCACGCACGCGCAGTACTGGAAGAAGTACGGCAAGCAGCTCGACGACCTCGGCGCCTGGTACGACCAGACGTCCCTGGAGCTTTCGGTGCCGGCCTACATGAAGGGCATCGACTCGCTCGAGGACCTCAAGGGGCAGGCCTCGAAGTTCGACGGCAAGATCACCGGCATCGAGGCGAGCGCCGGCGAGATGAGCCTGCTCAAGAGCAAGGTGCTCAAGGAGTACGGCCTCGACAAGGAGTACAAGGTCGTCGACAGCTCCACGCCGGCGATGCTGGCGCAGCTGAAGCGCGCGTACGCCAAGAAGCAGCCGATCGTCACGACGCTCTGGTCCCCGCACTGGGCGTACAACGACTACAAGCTGAAGAAGCTCAAGGACCCGAAGGGTGCCTGGGGCAAGGGTGACGGCGTGCACACGCTGTCCCGCAAGGGCTTCGCCGACGACAACCCCGAGGTCGGCAAGTGGCTCAAGGACTTCAAGCTGACCGAGAAGCAGCTCACGAGTCTCGAGGCCGAGATCAACAAGGCCGGCAAGGGCAAGCAGCAGGACGCCGTCAAGACCTGGCTGAAGGCCAACCCCGGCGTCGTCGACAAGCTGGCCCCGGTCAAGAAGTCGTCGACGGCCGGCGGCAAGGGCGAGGCCGCCCGTCCGGTGAACGTCGCATGGTTCCCCTGGGACGAGGACGTCGCGGTCACCTACCTGTGGAAGCGGGTCCTCGGCGACCGCGGCTACAAGCTCAACCTGAAGCAGATGGACGTCGGCCCCGTCTACACGGGTCTCGGCTCCGGCGACCTGGACGTCAACTTCGACGCCTGGCTGCCCTATGCCCAGAAGAACTACTGGGACAAGCACAAGGACAACCTGACGGACCTGGGCTCCTGGTACAGCCCGACGTCCCTCGAGATCGCCGTGCCGTCCTACGTGAAGGGCGTCAAGTCCCTCGAGGACCTCAAGGGCAAGGGCTCCACCTTCGACGGCAAGATCATCGGAATCGAGCCGGGCACCGGCGAGATGAACCTGCTGAAGAAGAACGTCCTGCCGGGCTACGGCCTGGACAAGGAGTACAAGGTCGTCGACGGCTCCACGCCGGCGATGCTCGCCGAGCTGAAGCGCGCGTACGCCAAGAAGCAGCCGGTCGCCGTCGTGCTCTGGTCGCCGCACTGGGCGTACAGCGAGTACAAGCTCAACAAGCTGACCGACTCCAAGAAGCTCTTCGGTGAGGGCAACACGATCCGCACCATCGCCAACAAGAGCTTCCCCTCGAAGTACCCGCAGCTCACGAAGTGGTTCAAGAACTTCAAGATGAGCGAGAGCGAGCTGGGCAGCCTCGAGGCGGAGATCAAGAAGCGCGGTCAGGGTCACGAGGAAGAGGCCGTGGACGCGTGGCTGAAGACGCACGAGGGCGTCGCGGACCGGATGGCTCCGCAGTAG
- a CDS encoding quaternary amine ABC transporter ATP-binding protein produces the protein MSTLQAEDLYKVFGRRPDEAVEKLRHGADREELRAGGTTAAVIDASFTVEPGQIFVVMGLSGSGKSTLLRMLNGLLEPTAGHVRFDGQDLTALSPRDLRAVRSKKISMVFQHFALFPHRSVLENAAYGLEVQGVPRKEREQRAVEALRLAGLAGWEKSWPDELSGGMQQRVGLARALATDADLLLMDESFSALDPLIRRDMQDQLLELQKTLKKTIVFITHDLNEAMRLGDRIAVMRDGRIVQIGSAEDILVTPANDYVASFIQDVDRSRVLTAGAIMTAPEKGYDPADAPATVTEDTPVIELFTPCSTDGVAVAVTDKSGKLTGVVTRERLLAVLGEPMKPTAQTSMTKAPKGAVPTPRGEGDEPVKKVSTGA, from the coding sequence GTGTCCACGCTGCAAGCCGAAGACCTGTACAAGGTGTTCGGCAGACGACCCGATGAAGCGGTGGAGAAACTCCGCCACGGAGCAGACCGTGAGGAACTGCGCGCCGGCGGCACCACCGCTGCCGTGATCGACGCATCCTTCACCGTCGAGCCGGGCCAGATCTTCGTCGTGATGGGTCTGTCGGGCTCCGGCAAGTCCACGCTTCTGCGCATGCTGAACGGACTGCTCGAGCCCACGGCCGGGCACGTCCGCTTCGACGGCCAGGATCTGACCGCGCTCAGCCCCCGCGACCTGCGTGCCGTGCGCTCCAAGAAGATCAGCATGGTCTTCCAGCACTTCGCGCTCTTCCCCCACCGCAGCGTGCTCGAGAACGCCGCGTACGGCCTCGAGGTCCAGGGAGTCCCCCGCAAGGAGCGCGAGCAGCGCGCCGTGGAGGCGCTGCGCCTGGCCGGTCTCGCCGGCTGGGAGAAGTCCTGGCCCGACGAGCTCTCCGGCGGTATGCAGCAGCGCGTGGGCCTGGCCCGCGCACTCGCCACCGACGCGGACCTGCTCCTCATGGACGAGTCGTTCAGCGCGCTCGACCCGCTGATCCGCCGCGACATGCAGGACCAGCTCCTCGAGCTCCAGAAGACCCTGAAGAAGACCATCGTCTTCATCACCCACGACCTGAACGAGGCCATGCGCCTGGGCGACCGCATCGCCGTCATGCGCGACGGCCGCATCGTCCAGATCGGCAGCGCCGAGGACATCCTCGTCACGCCGGCCAACGACTACGTCGCCTCGTTCATCCAGGACGTGGACCGCTCCCGCGTACTGACCGCGGGCGCCATCATGACCGCCCCCGAGAAGGGGTACGACCCGGCCGACGCGCCCGCGACGGTCACCGAGGACACCCCGGTGATCGAGCTGTTCACGCCGTGCTCCACGGACGGCGTCGCCGTCGCGGTGACCGACAAGAGCGGCAAGCTCACAGGTGTCGTGACGCGGGAACGGCTCCTCGCCGTCCTCGGTGAGCCGATGAAGCCCACCGCGCAGACCTCCATGACGAAGGCTCCGAAGGGCGCCGTCCCCACGCCGCGTGGCGAGGGCGACGAGCCGGTGAAGAAGGTGAGCACCGGTGCCTAG
- a CDS encoding 5'-3' exonuclease — protein sequence MWNVTQRTDRLMLLDTASLYFRAYFGVPDSVKAPDGTPVNAVRGLLEFITRLVHDHHPDSLVACMDADWRPQWRVDLIPSYKAHRVAQETETGRDGSYTEEIPDTLSPQVPIIEDVLDAVGIARVGVEGYEADDVIGTFTGRATGPVDIVTGDRDLFQLVDDARERRVLYPLKGVGTLQVTDEELLREKYGVDGSGYVDLALLRGDPSDGLPGVPGIGEKTAAKLLAQFGDLAGIMAAVDDPKSKLTPSQRKRLDESRPYIAVAPTVVRVAADVPLPDVDTALPREARDPAALDKLAERWGLGGSLQRLLTTLER from the coding sequence ATGTGGAACGTGACCCAGCGAACCGATCGCCTGATGCTGCTCGACACCGCGTCCCTGTACTTCCGGGCCTACTTCGGTGTCCCCGACTCCGTGAAGGCCCCTGACGGGACGCCGGTCAACGCGGTGCGCGGCCTGCTCGAATTCATCACCCGGCTCGTGCACGACCACCACCCCGACTCACTGGTGGCCTGCATGGACGCGGACTGGCGGCCCCAGTGGCGGGTCGACCTGATCCCCTCGTACAAGGCGCATCGCGTCGCGCAGGAGACCGAGACCGGGCGGGACGGTTCCTATACGGAAGAGATTCCCGACACCCTCTCCCCCCAGGTCCCGATCATCGAGGACGTGCTCGACGCGGTGGGCATCGCGCGCGTGGGCGTCGAGGGGTACGAGGCGGACGACGTCATCGGCACGTTCACCGGGCGGGCCACCGGTCCGGTCGACATCGTCACCGGCGACCGCGACCTCTTCCAGCTCGTCGACGACGCGCGTGAGCGCCGCGTCCTGTACCCCCTCAAGGGCGTCGGCACCCTCCAGGTCACCGACGAGGAACTGCTGCGCGAGAAGTACGGCGTCGACGGCTCCGGCTACGTGGATCTGGCCCTCCTGCGCGGCGACCCGAGCGACGGCCTGCCGGGCGTGCCCGGCATCGGCGAGAAGACGGCGGCGAAGCTGCTCGCGCAGTTCGGGGACCTGGCCGGGATCATGGCCGCCGTCGACGACCCGAAGTCGAAGCTGACGCCCTCGCAGCGCAAGCGCCTGGACGAGTCGCGGCCGTACATCGCTGTCGCGCCGACGGTCGTGCGGGTCGCAGCGGACGTGCCCCTGCCGGACGTGGACACGGCGCTGCCGCGTGAAGCGCGCGATCCCGCGGCCCTCGACAAGCTCGCGGAGCGCTGGGGCTTGGGCGGATCTTTGCAGCGGCTGCTCACCACCCTTGAGCGCTGA
- a CDS encoding siderophore-interacting protein has translation MAERPERRKPTAHRGEVLRTERLTPHMQRVVLGGDGLAAFAAGGCTDHYVKLQFPLDGVIYPEPFDLGRIREELPREQWPVTRTYTVRAWDPVARELTLDFVVHGDEGIAGPWARDVQPGARVHLAGPGGAYAPDSAADWHLLAGDESALPAIAAALEALPEGAVAHAFVEVSDATEEQKIDSAAQVVWLHRGDRPVGEALVEAVRGLAFPAGRVQAFVHGEAGFVKELRRHLRTEREIPREDLSISGYWRLGHNEDGWQASKREWNAQVEAEQETA, from the coding sequence ATGGCGGAACGTCCGGAACGCAGGAAGCCGACGGCGCACCGGGGCGAGGTCCTGCGCACCGAGCGGCTCACCCCGCACATGCAGCGCGTGGTCCTCGGTGGGGACGGCCTCGCCGCGTTCGCCGCGGGCGGCTGCACCGACCACTACGTGAAGCTGCAGTTCCCGCTCGACGGCGTCATCTACCCCGAGCCGTTCGACCTCGGCCGGATCCGCGAGGAGCTGCCGCGCGAGCAGTGGCCCGTGACGCGTACGTACACCGTGCGCGCCTGGGACCCGGTGGCGCGCGAGCTGACGCTCGACTTCGTGGTGCACGGCGACGAGGGCATCGCCGGCCCTTGGGCGCGGGACGTACAGCCGGGAGCGCGCGTGCATCTGGCCGGCCCCGGCGGCGCCTACGCCCCGGACTCGGCTGCCGACTGGCATCTGCTCGCCGGTGACGAGAGCGCCCTGCCCGCGATCGCGGCCGCCCTGGAGGCGCTGCCCGAGGGCGCCGTGGCCCACGCGTTCGTGGAGGTCTCCGACGCCACCGAGGAGCAGAAGATCGACTCCGCCGCGCAGGTCGTCTGGCTGCACCGCGGCGACCGGCCGGTGGGCGAGGCCCTGGTGGAGGCCGTACGCGGGCTCGCGTTCCCGGCCGGCCGGGTGCAGGCCTTCGTGCACGGCGAGGCGGGCTTCGTGAAGGAGCTGCGCCGCCATCTGCGCACCGAGCGGGAGATCCCGCGCGAGGACCTCTCGATCTCCGGGTACTGGCGCCTCGGTCACAACGAGGACGGCTGGCAGGCCTCGAAGCGGGAGTGGAACGCACAGGTGGAGGCGGAGCAGGAGACGGCCTAG
- a CDS encoding ABC transporter permease, translating into MSTAIPQTWFMTQRQLMVFLRQPAYLLITLIQPVVWLFLFGNLFKKVVELGGFGTTTYLDYLIPGVVVMSALSSNMWAGMATLDEIQRGTLNRFLTTPVSRGALMNGNVVSNGLVTALQSVVIVLLGLLGGAELPGGAGGVLILVAAAVLLGTVFGALSNALGMLVRERESIIGINTFLLLPLTFLSSAFMAPSQMPSWMRHTADFNPLNWAMVAGRSAMSDHPDWSDVLTRGGALLVLAVGAVWLSTRTFRSYQRSV; encoded by the coding sequence ATGAGTACCGCGATCCCGCAGACCTGGTTCATGACGCAGCGTCAGCTCATGGTGTTCCTGCGTCAGCCCGCGTATCTGCTGATCACCCTGATCCAGCCGGTGGTCTGGCTGTTCCTGTTCGGCAACCTGTTCAAGAAGGTCGTCGAGCTGGGCGGGTTCGGGACCACGACCTATCTCGACTACCTCATCCCCGGCGTCGTCGTGATGAGCGCGCTCAGCTCCAACATGTGGGCGGGCATGGCGACGCTCGACGAGATCCAGCGCGGCACGCTCAACCGGTTCCTCACCACACCGGTGAGCCGAGGCGCCCTGATGAACGGCAATGTGGTGAGCAACGGTCTGGTCACCGCGCTCCAGTCCGTCGTCATCGTGCTGCTCGGCCTTCTCGGCGGGGCCGAACTGCCGGGCGGGGCGGGCGGAGTGCTCATCCTCGTCGCCGCCGCGGTGCTCCTCGGCACGGTGTTCGGCGCGCTGTCGAACGCGCTGGGCATGCTGGTCAGGGAGCGGGAGTCGATCATCGGGATCAACACGTTCCTGTTGCTCCCGCTGACCTTCCTGTCCTCCGCGTTCATGGCGCCGTCGCAGATGCCGTCGTGGATGCGGCACACAGCCGACTTCAACCCGCTCAACTGGGCGATGGTCGCGGGCCGTTCGGCGATGTCCGACCACCCGGACTGGAGCGACGTGCTGACCCGCGGCGGGGCGCTCCTCGTGCTGGCCGTCGGGGCGGTGTGGCTGTCGACCCGCACCTTCCGCTCGTACCAGCGGTCCGTCTGA
- a CDS encoding ATP-binding cassette domain-containing protein, with the protein MSTRAPAVQARQLVKTYPGDVTALSGMDISVEPGTVFGLLGPNGAGKSTTVKILTTLARPDSGTATVAGHDVLRHPDRVRRAIGVVAQKSGADPVATGRENLQLQGRLYGLRGADLNRRVAELLDRFRLSDAAGRQVKGYSGGMQRRLDVALGLVHRPEVLFLDEPTTGLDPEARTAMWDEIARLAGDEGLSILLTTHYLEEADRLAERIAVVDRGHVVVEGTPDGLKGELRGDAVHLELYAPVPDAGRTLLEGALAALPGVRETQFDGRRVSVRADDGAAAVPALLGALERAGVAVTAATVARPSLDDVYLRYAGRRYSEAQAATLDASAADALAPAGGAR; encoded by the coding sequence ATGAGCACCCGTGCGCCCGCAGTGCAGGCGCGTCAACTCGTCAAGACCTATCCCGGCGATGTCACCGCGCTCAGCGGCATGGACATCTCCGTGGAACCCGGCACCGTCTTCGGCCTGCTCGGCCCGAACGGCGCAGGGAAGTCCACCACCGTCAAGATCCTCACCACCCTCGCCCGCCCCGACTCCGGGACCGCCACCGTCGCGGGCCACGACGTGCTGCGGCACCCCGACCGGGTGCGCCGCGCCATCGGTGTCGTCGCCCAGAAGTCCGGCGCCGACCCCGTCGCCACCGGCCGCGAGAACCTCCAGCTCCAGGGCAGGCTCTACGGCCTGCGCGGAGCGGACCTGAACCGGCGCGTTGCCGAACTCCTCGACCGCTTCCGTCTCTCCGACGCCGCCGGACGCCAGGTCAAGGGCTACTCGGGCGGCATGCAGCGCCGCCTCGACGTGGCGCTCGGCCTCGTCCACCGGCCCGAGGTGCTCTTCCTCGACGAGCCCACCACCGGCCTCGACCCGGAGGCCCGCACCGCGATGTGGGACGAGATCGCGCGCCTCGCGGGCGACGAGGGCCTGTCCATCCTGCTCACCACGCACTACCTCGAAGAGGCCGACCGGCTCGCCGAGCGCATCGCCGTCGTCGACCGCGGCCATGTCGTCGTCGAGGGCACCCCCGACGGCCTCAAGGGTGAACTGCGCGGGGACGCCGTCCACCTGGAGCTGTACGCCCCCGTCCCGGACGCGGGCCGCACGCTGCTGGAGGGCGCGCTCGCCGCGCTGCCGGGCGTGCGCGAGACCCAGTTCGACGGCCGGCGCGTCAGTGTCCGCGCCGACGACGGGGCCGCCGCCGTGCCCGCCCTGCTCGGCGCGCTGGAGCGGGCGGGCGTAGCGGTCACGGCCGCCACCGTGGCCCGCCCCTCGCTCGACGACGTCTATCTCCGCTACGCAGGCCGCCGCTACTCCGAGGCGCAGGCCGCCACCCTCGACGCGTCCGCCGCCGACGCCCTCGCCCCCGCCGGAGGTGCCCGATGA
- a CDS encoding PadR family transcriptional regulator yields MATKRRKLGNPLALAVMVLLMEKPMHPYEIAQTLRRRGKDTTTKINYGSLYTVVQNLEKHGFVEVADVQRQGNRPERTLYGITDDGREEALEWLSDLLAVPAREYPIFETALSLMGVIHPDEVTRLLEERLASLEVQAASARGGLMKLYETLPRIFLVETEYQLHMVEAQAEWIRGFLREVKDGTLDGVGQWRTFHETGEIPPEFAELEETRPDR; encoded by the coding sequence GTGGCCACGAAGCGGCGCAAGCTGGGCAATCCGCTGGCCCTCGCGGTGATGGTGCTGCTCATGGAGAAGCCCATGCACCCGTACGAGATCGCGCAGACCCTGCGCCGGCGTGGCAAGGACACCACGACGAAGATCAACTACGGCTCGCTCTACACGGTCGTCCAGAATCTGGAGAAGCACGGCTTCGTCGAGGTCGCGGACGTGCAGCGGCAGGGGAACCGGCCGGAGCGCACGCTCTACGGGATCACCGACGACGGCCGGGAGGAAGCGCTCGAGTGGCTCTCCGACCTGCTCGCCGTGCCCGCGCGGGAGTACCCGATCTTCGAGACGGCGCTCTCCCTCATGGGGGTCATACACCCCGACGAGGTGACGCGACTGCTGGAGGAGCGCCTCGCCTCGCTCGAGGTCCAGGCGGCGAGCGCACGCGGTGGACTCATGAAGCTGTACGAGACGCTGCCGCGGATCTTCCTCGTGGAGACCGAGTATCAGCTGCACATGGTCGAGGCGCAGGCCGAGTGGATCCGGGGCTTCCTGCGGGAGGTCAAGGACGGCACGCTCGACGGCGTCGGACAGTGGCGGACGTTCCACGAGACCGGTGAAATCCCTCCGGAATTCGCCGAGTTGGAGGAAACCCGCCCCGACCGGTGA